A stretch of DNA from Hemitrygon akajei chromosome 4, sHemAka1.3, whole genome shotgun sequence:
AACTTCTACGCTGCAGACCTGCATGCACTCAATGAGCAGCTCCTGCTCGTGTCACATTGTTAACCATCACCTTCTCCTGGTAACACTGTCCTTGATCTTACCTCCATCTCACGTTGTCGCTGTATTACTGTTCCCCTTTTCTCTCTGATTTTTTAATGCctcttttctttatctttattaCATTTCCCTTTTATCTCTGCCAGAGATGGTCAAACTGAGGCACCAAacacactcgcaaatttctacagatgtaccatggagagcattcaaactgtctgcatcactgtctggtgtggggtggggtggctaCTGCATGGGATCgaagcaagctgcagagagtcataaacttagccagctccatcatgggcactagtctctgtggcatccaggacatcttcaaggagtgatgcctcaaaaaaaggcagtatccatcattaaggaccccatcacccaggacatgcccccttctcttgctaccatcagggaggaggtacagggcctgaagacacacactcaatgattcaggaacagcttcttcacttctgtcttctgaatggacattgaacccatgaacactacctcagcatcttttctttttacactacttatttaatttaacttttatatatatgtgcatactAATATTGTCAGCATTACATTGCTGGGGACAGTTCCCAACCTGGTAACTGTGAGGCAAATTcattgaatccttgaacactacctcactattatcttatttctatttttggactacttaattaatttaactatttaatatatatgtacttgctgtaattcacagatttttctatcgttattattattgctttgtactgctgccacaaagtcaacagatttcacgacctatgggagtgatattaaacctgattctgattctaacagtAACAGATGTCATTGTGGCAGGAAGGGCCAATTAGAAAGGCTCCTGGAAGACCATTATGTGACACCAGGAAATTAACATTTGCCCTGAGGTTATTGATAGAAAAAAATGAATGTACCGTAATCTACCTGTTTACTGAGAACAAATAATTCCATTTGGAAGTAAAGTCTTCTCAGGATCAGATGTACTTGGAAAATCTGGAAAGTGGCAACATGTGAAATGAAAGGTTGGTCTTATTTGGAGAATATGCTGTGGGCACTTCTGCATGCTTTATGTACAGGGGAATTGTTACATATTTCATGATAAAGTATATCCAGGGATCTAAATTATTTTAGAGAATTTATTGCGAAGAAATTTGATAAGAGAAAATTAAAATGTGAAGTACATACTTcttcctgggtcccctcctccttccctttctcccatagtccactctcctctcctatcagattccttcttctccagcccttgacttttcccacccacctggcttcacctatcactttgcagCGAGCCTCCTagccttcttcccctcctcccaccttcttattctggcacctttccctttccttctcagtcctgatgaaggatctcgatggttcactctttcccacagatgctgcccgacctgctgagttcctccagcattttgcgtgtgttgttttggatttccagcagctgcagacttccttgtgtttgaaTGTTAGGAGAAGCTGATTTCCTCATTCCCATTTTCTTTTAAATCTCATACCCTGTACCCAGAAAGCAAATACGCTAGGGCCAGAAATGTACGTAAGAGTTGAGATTTGACTTTGCCAGCTTAGTTCATTCTGAACTCTCCAATTGTTAGACTGGCCTCCATTGAAATCAATCAGATGACAGAATGATAAAGGATTATTGGGCATTGGCCAGGAGCTACATTAACAACTGGCCAGCATCATATTCTAGGCAATATACCAAAGAGATGCACCTACAGCAACTTAGGAAATATCAGTTATATTTACATTACAAGTTTCCAACTCTGCATTCTCTTTCCTGGTTGGAAGCTTAGGTCACTGGCAATTATCCTTCAGGAGTGAGCTGATCCTGTTTAAAAACCAAAGACGCCAACATCCAAACTGGAGGAGCGTTTCCAAATTCCAACACATCCAATTTGGATGACAATCACAACAGACATAAGCAAGTTTATTACAATTTTATTATAAAGTTTTGCATTCAATGTGAAACTCTTCACGTATTTTGAAAAACTGGGATGTTATAGAAATAAACCATGTCTTATATAGACTTTAAGGATCCTTTTCTCACTGTACACTGGTGCTTCACAAGTCAGCAAAGGTACTCAGACCTAGAACTGTCACTTTTGAAGGTGATCTCTGAATCAGTGCTGGATCTTGAGCACAGCAATAGTCTTTGGGATTCAGTATCTCGATGGGTCCACAGTTTATTCCCTCTCATTTTTGGCTCTGGTTTGAGGGAAAGTGTTTCAAACTGTATATAAGAATCTTTAATTAGCTCATGTTCTGCTGGCTCTTTCTTTTTGCAGCGACCTTTCATGATGACAGAGCATAACGCAAAAACTATTCCCACTCCAGAAACACACGCCACACTAATACCGATAATAATCAGCAAAGATTGATGGCTGTCTATGctgatttctccttctgttgAGAAAATGGCACATTGTTCTCTCTTGGGCTGGATTCCCTCTGGGCAGATACAAATGGTGTATTTTGTGTTGGGTGTCAATCCACCTATAGAGATTTTGCTTTTGTTAGGATCAATATGGATTTTCTGTATATCTTTTTCGCCATACTTTGAGTAGAGTACATTTAATGGTGTACCACTTTTGTAATTGGTAGCTTTCCAGCTGACCAGGACTTTCTGATCTGTCTCACTGATAACACGGAGATTTTTAATCATAACATTCCGGTTTAATGTTGCTGTTGTATTCATGGATACACTTTCTTTCTTATTTTCATCCACTTGCTGAGTTACTTTCTTTGAGTTTCCCTGTACTTGCACCTCAGTAAGCTTCTTCTCGTCCGCCATCGCCTTAGCTTGTTCGACAGGAGTCGCCTTTTGCTTAGCTCCTGTCGTGGTGGGCATGGGTGACAAAGTTTCTGTTGACAAGCTTCCCGTTTGTTCTTCCACATTCACTCGAATTGaattatttttctctgcagttGGTTTGTTTATAAAATTCCTCCTTAGTGGGCGAGCTGTGGTAACAGTTCCTACAACTGTGAGAGTGATAGATGCTTCTGAGGTTCCTGCCAGATTTTTCGCCCTACATCTGTAGTCACCAGCATCCTTATAGGAAATTCCCATTAAACTTATTATTGACCATCGGATCCCATCTGCTGGTGATTCTTGAATGACTAAAGGAAacaatattttaaataaaatgaGCAAATTAATTAATACACTATAATATTACCCAATACAATAGATTTTAATTGGAAAATTATCTTCCGCCAATCTTAGTATTTCTGTCATAATTAAATTCAAATGGATCAAAATGGGAAATAATTTATTAATAAGCCAACATTTAGATTTTCCTGCACCAGAATCATATGATTTCATCTAATTAATTTCCAACTTAAAAACAATTCTAAGCCAATGGTGATAAAACTaaagaataaaataaatcaaGGCAGTCTGGTCAAAAATGTTATTTCCTTAACTGGATAAAAGACTAGAAAGGAGCAAGGGGTGAGCAGCGTATTGATTACATTGAAACATTTAATACCACAGTAAAGATAACTTCGGCCTTGCAGATCAAATCTAGCTCCTTTTCCACTTTTATCCATCCATGGAGCAGTCTCTTCACAAGAGTGGTCGTCTGACTAAAAGTACCGCAATCCTGTACGTTGATCTTAGCTGCAGAGATGTGAATCAGTAATGAAGGCACATTACAGACATTTTATTTCAGACTCATTCACCAGATCTGTCTCTCTGGATCCACCTCACAACACACCATGCTTCCTAGCTTTATAAACTTTGGAACTTCCTCTCAAAACTTGCATTTCTAATGCTTTCTCTTTTTAAGCACTCTTCCCCTTGTGTGGATTGGTGTCACATTGCTGTGCAGTACTTTGGAATTGCTACCAAGTGTTTGACACAACAACAAGCAGAAAGCATTACCTGTATTATTAACTGGTAAGCCATCTGCCCGGAACCAGACGAGGAATGGGGTGGGATATCCAGTTGAGTCACATCGGAGTAAAACGTTGCTTCCAAGTGGTGATGTAATTTTGGTTGCTGAAGTCATGACTGATGGTTTGATGCACTGGTCAAGCTCGACACGCTGGAACAAGACTCCAGCAATATCTTCAGGCCCACTGCAGATCACCAGAGGATCCATGAGGACGACCAGCGTTTCTTCCGACTTAGAGAGTTCAATTAACTTTGATATTCGACAATCACAGAACCATGGATTGTCTTGGAAACCTAAAAAAAAGGATATGTTAGGCCATTATGTTAAAGAAAtgattatgtggattttctcAAATGTACTAAAGATCTTCATTCAAACCCAGATCCTGCAAGTTCACACAAAAAATCCTTCAGTAGAGTTGCATAATCTTCGGCGTTACAGATTTATTATTTCCCTTTCCAGAAATTCCATCCTACTAGTTAACCCGTGGATGCTTTATTTTCTGTCGCCAAGGCATTACTTACACTTCTGGATGAACTTCAAATAATTGTGACTGCACTTTGAACATATAAGATTGAAGAAAACTAATATTTACTTTTATTACTTTCAAAATTTTGAAAAAGTCAGCTTGTCACGGCTTGGTGTTTTTGTGGCTGGACAATAGCTGAAACTACATAAACACTatattttttataaacaaatacatCACGGTATTAATCATGTGAATGTTCTAACTCAGTAACTTTTCTCCAAACATCTCTTAGTGCTATCGATTTCCTTGGTCTAGTCAAAGGACATGATTGTTCAAATTCTCAGGGTGTACTGCAGAAAGAGTTAAGTCTGGGACCTGACGCTCGGTGGACAGGTAACAAACTTCGAGGTCTGTAGCAGCCAAGATGGAGAACTGAGATCCAGGAAGTGGGAACGGGTAGGGGATACAGCCCACGGAGATAAGAGTTGGATATTCAGGAAAATAATGCAATTTTCCTTACACAGCTTCAGTTACTGCATTTAATAAATCTCAAAAGCTTTGTACAGGTCTTCCAATAAAGTCATTCAGAATATTTATTCCACAACAGTTACTCAACAACCAAGCACTAAATGGaatataattggtttattatgtaGTCATTTCAAGTAAAATTGAATACAATGGAGATGAAAACTGCCTTTTCAGggtgtttcaatgtaaatggtgGGGGCTGCAAATTAGATGGGGACTCACACAGCTCAGCTGGTTGAACTGAATATAATAGATAAGGAATTAAGTTTCTGCATGTGGTCAAGGAGGGTGCAGGACAGGGTCAGAGCCTTCCAATAATTTGAATTCCCACATTCCCAACTTTCACTGGTTTTGAGAGGCTTTTGTAGTTGGGGAAACCAGACGGTACATGAAGGGGTATCAGAACAGCAGCCATAGAATCCATTGGTAGTTACCTGCCTCATCTTTTTACAGAACAATGAAATATGGTAGTTAAGGAAAACCACTTAGCCTCTAATAGTTCATCCAAACAAAGGAACCCTCAATTCTTCCAACTTTAGGTTGGTTTGATTCTACGGTCCATTCAAGATTTTTATCTTCATGATTTGTCCAGAAATCCATTCCAATTACTGAACATGCTCTCCATGAAGAAAATCTTCATGACTTTAGGAATGACAAATCATAAAATGCAGAACAGAGCACCATTCACAGCTAAGACGATATTTCATAATGGAATAAAGCCGACAACTTTGCTCACATTTCCCAATAAGTACAACAATATGGTGTCAGAGCAGAGAAAAACATTCAAAACTTAATCAATGAGCTGCAGTTTTGGGTGAGATTATTTTGTAAGTGGGCCCAGGTGAGTTTTAATATTTATTGAAGTCCAAGACATTGACTACGTTTGGTAACAGTAGCAATGAGTTTGGGGACAGAAAGCATCGGCAGTCCAAGCCATTCACTCCTGCTGAGAGTGGCACTGCACATCAGACCTTCCTGGTAGAAAGCTAAGGGCTGGATGGGAACTGTATCCAGACCCTTTCATTGGGATATAACCAATGAATTCTACAGTGGATCCAATAATCAGCAGACAAGGAGATGCACCAACATTTGACCCCCTTAATGGATATCAAACTGCAGTAATCAGTAGCCATACCCAGAATAACTCTCCGGAGTGGAACTTTGTCGAACACTTGGTGTGTTGGAAAAGCTGGCCAGAGGTCCAACAGGTCAGAAGGCAGGGTGGTCAGGTTGTTGCTGGAAATGTCGATGTTAGTTATATTTTTGAGATATTGAGCTGCTTTTGCAGGAATACTTGACAGCCTGTTGTTGTGCAGGTCAAGGGTTCGTAGGTTTGGCATTTCCAGTAGCGAATCCCAGGGAAAAGTTGACAATACATTTCCATCGAGGCGCAATTCATGGAGTTCTTTTAAATTATAAAAGCTACGAGGATCTATGGTGTTAATGGCATTATATGTTAACCAAAGATATCTTAAATCCACAAGGTAATAAAATGCTTCACGGGGAAGTCGCCGGACAACAGTCTTCTCCACTCGAAGTTTAACCGTGTCCACTGGCACGTTGACGGGAATTTCAGACATATCTGGGTCGTTGCATAACGTGGACCTGTAAAAACAAAGTTATTTGCTTTACTCCTCTTTATCTGGATATCGTTCATGTTGTTTCACTTTAAAACCCTCATAAGCTACTAAAGGGAAAGATTTTAATGTGGTGCTGATGTATTTGTCAGCTTCTGCCTTTTTATAAACCACAGAATTTTACCCTCTATTTAATAACAAAGACTTActgcctatcttttgcctccatcTTCTTTAATAATATTTTACTATTACCTTGTatctttaaaataaaaattcacATTTTGTTTTTCTATTGTATAACcctttaatagaattaattcatgtaatgctgagacttaatAACtgatgaggtctcacttggagtattgtgagcagttttgggccccttatctttgaaaggatgtgctggaactggagagggttctaaagaggttcacaaaaatgattccaggattgaatggcttgtcatatgaagagcacttgatggctctgggcctgtattcactggaattcagaagaatgaggggtaacctcattgaaacttgtcaaatggtgaaaggtcttgatagagtggatgtggagagggtgtttcctatggtgggagagtctaagaccaaaggggacaggatcagaatagaggggtgtacttttagaacagagatgaggagaaagttctttagccagagattgatgaatctgtggaattctttgccacgggaagctgtggaagccaagtctttatgcatatttaaggcaaaggttgatattttaaggcaaagattgatagattcttgattggacagggcatgaagtgatacggggagaaggcagaagactgggactgagaaattggatcagccatgatggaatggtagagcagattcgatgggccaaatggcctaattatgctcctatatatAGTCTTAAGTACTTCTTTAAGAGCATAAGGTTTTCTTCAGAAATTAGGAAAACTATTTCAAAGTGCTATTTACAATAACAAACTATTTTTCCTAAAACAAAATACAAAACTGTTGGCAGATGAGATTTCTGCACGATTTGGAATCAATTTTATGCTTTAGTTCACTACGATTATAAAAATGAGGGGAATTCAAGCAAATGCACAAACCTCTACCCTTGCACTCTCTGGTCTCCCTCCCAACACATAACCCACATTGCCACCAAACATCAGCACACTAGGatacattatccaaatcattgacttgtATTATGAGCAGCTGAAGCCCCAGCACCAATCTACTTGGCAGTCCACTTGATCAGAGCTTGACAATGTGAAAATAATACATTTATTCCTATTCTTTAGTTTCTGTCCATTGTACAGACTTTGACCCAAACATGATATCACCCCTATACTAATTGAGTTTAATAATCTCTTGCACATCACGTATTGAAGACATTCTGAAAGCCCAGACAGTACCCATTGAGTGATTTACCCCTTTATCTATTGTGTGAGTTGCAAGCTCAAAagaaagaaacattaaatatgaATTGCTTTTCATTAAACTAAATTGACTCTGCCTAATCCTATTATTTTCCAAGTAGCTGCAGCCATTTTCTTAATAACTGATTGCAGTAATTTCCCCAATACTGCTAGTGGGCTAACTGATGTTTTCACAAATTTCTTTCTCCCTTCTTTCTGAAATAGTAGCTTTTAGCTACACATTTGACTCTTTTGAGAGCTCTCATAGAATATACAGGATTTCGGATAATAACAACTTTGCATAGACTGTCTCCATAGTCATTTCCTTGTAAATGCCAGGATGCAGGACATCATTTCCTAAGAATTTATCATCTTTCAGTCTCATTAATTTCTTCAATAccaattttatttattaattaatttattaactggtttatttatctatttatcatTTATCTGTTTATctaatttgtttgtttgtttttcctAATTCCTCCAAGCTCTAATTTCCAGGagctttgaagaccctgacctggagttacacgctgactacggttctttacGGGAACGGGACCCGCTGTCAGGGTGCCAAAACTGGCCATTGTTCAGCACGCCAAAGGCTTGGCCTAAGAGTCTGGCTTGAATtcagaagcctaggatctcggggctctggagacgggcggatcgagggttGTTTGTGTGTCGTTGGGTTAGTCGGGAtatctgctgtgtgcctggagacccgGGATCTTTGTGATCTTCAGGTACACAAGAAAAAAGCAATGTAACggtcttttaacatcgtaaaccagcagtttgtttgttatgtctccccgctcactgggaaaatggagactcctctttctcccttactagggagagagagagcctgcagtaTGTGGAATACCTGGTGAAACACAAAGTCTGCGTctctgctgttgctttgctcacgcctGAGTATTTGATGCTTttatttgctggtgggggaggggggattgctgCTAGCGGCAGCTTATGCGTGTGAGGGGGAAGCTGGTGGGGACTTTgaagttctaacatttaactgtcattcattatttGGGGCACTTCCCTGTTTTCATGGATTGTTGCAAAgataaagcatttcaggatgtatattgtatacttttctctgacattaaattgaacctttgaatctttttaTGTTCAGcagctgtgtgcatacatctactgatgcctctggacacatcatcaCTGATCTTCCTGGAATcgtcgggtgtttcgggtctttcaacatcatacgcCCTCCTCCAGGTGCGATATGGTTGGGGAACTTCAGCTGCCtttcgaggtccaccaacagctgccagtcccttgcagaggtcaggatacctgcagatgttcttttgatgggtattggctgctccccagctctgacaaaggcaATGGTCTGCTTGGAGGGTCGGGACAGCTTCGGCCACTCCACTCCTGTGCTGATGGCTGCAgcgatggtcttcaggacctgatcatgcctccatcggtaccatccctcaccaagtgcccttgtgcagctgctgaggatgtgctccagggttcctcacttggaacacagtgggcacgctgatgactctgccttgccccatgtgtgcaggtttgatgggcttggaAACACATCGTACACTGCCTGAATGAGAAATTGGATGCGGTGTGGCTTGGCTTTCCAAAGCTCAGCCCAGGTCACTTTCCTCTGCACCGCATTCTCCCATCTTGTCCAAGCTCCCTGTTGCTTCATTCCCACCGCCTTGCAGGTTCTCCTCTCCTGTACTGCTGCTCTCACCTCCTCCTGAACTAGGCGATGCCTTTCCTTCCCTCCGATGGTGTCCATTTGAGGAGTTGGAAAGGATCCTAGCCCAGCTCGGCCTCGTGTGACCACTCCCACCAGCCTCCTGTGACGCAGCCTTTCCTCTGCTTCCTGATCAGCTTCCTCCACCCTCCACTTCCTGCCAGTCCTCACTTGGATCCCTGCTCTAGCCACCTTCGGATCACTCCAGTCCCTGTACTGTACCACTTCTCTGGATCTTGTTACCTTGAATTCCTCCTCCAAGGATTTGAAGGGCAGTTGCAGTTTGTTGTGGTGTCCATCGAGTGCGATGCTGCTCAGGCTCCTTGGCAGCCCCAGCCATCTTCTGAGGTGCTTACTGACCCTCCTCTCTAAGGGTTCGACTGTCGAGATTAGAACTGCATAGAcgaggaggagccacaggattcTGGGAAGAATGCCATGCTGATACACCCAGGCTTTGAACTTCCCAGGTAGGCCAGACTTGTCCACAGATTTCAGCCAGCCATCCAACTCGGTGCAGATCGCCTGAATGGATGTCGGGCCCCTTGGAGAGCTGTCAGAAACCTTACCTAAGCTCTCGACTGGCTTTTCTGGGATGGTTGGGAtggctgtgcctgtgatgctgaacCGGAACTTGTTTTCCACCTTGCCTTTCCTCAGCACCATAGATCTTGATTTGGCTGGTTTGAAACACATCTGGGCCCACTCCACCAGCTTTTTGAGCCCCTGCAGAATCCACCGGCAGCCTGGGACTGATTCTGTGGTGACTGTGAGGTCGTCCATGAATGCCCTGACGGGTGGTTGCCGTTGAGTGGAATTCACTCTGGGCCCTCTGCACTCTGTTTCAGCAGACTTAGTGAGCATGTCCATGGCTAGGGAGAACAGTGTCACTGAGATAGTGCACCCTGTGATGATGCCAATCTCCACCTTGTGCCAGCTCGATGTAATTGTTCCTGAAGATACCCTCATCCTGTAGCTGCTGTAATAATCAGCGATAAGGTCTCTGATTCTGCTGGGGACGTGATGTTTGGTCAGTGTGAGCTGCACTAGCTTGTGCGGAATGAAGCCATATGCATTTGCCAGGTCGAGCCAGAACACTGACAGGTTGCCCTTGTTCCCTCTGGCCTCCCTGATGTGCTGAGTCACCACACCGGTGTGTTCCAGACAGCCTGGCATCCCTGAAATGCCACCCTTCTGGACTGATGTAGCAATATAGGTGTTCTTTGCTAGGAATctctcatgatttttttttcattaggTTTTCTCTATACCCAGCTTGGCACCTTATTCTTTTACAACTTATTTCcttcagatataaaacacagaataatGTAAATGTATTTGTAATTAATCATCATTTTTATTGTCTCCCAATTTTACAGCATCAAGTGCagagttagaacatagaagaatgcagcacaggaacagaacaGGTTGTGCAGAACCAGCTAAAAacgcaaatcaaaaacacccaataTTCTTACACTGAATAATGGGACATAAACAACGTGCATTAGAAATCATATTAATCTACCGTATAGTATAGAGAGGAGACCCTTCACTCGCGTTATCCACACGTCAGAAAAGTGACGTTTTATGTAAATCCCATAGCCACTTTTCAATCTGGAATGTTGATATATTTATTCAGCTACATTTTGATAATGGTGGAAGTTTCTGCCTCAACCACCTTTCAGGAGGCAAATTATAGAAGAAGTCACAACATAGGgggcattgcctcaagattcagtggagaagatttaggatggagtgcaggagaaattgttttttccagagagtggtgaatctgtggaattctctgcccagggaagcagttgaggcttcttcactaaatacatttaagaaacaattagatagatttttacatagtaagggaatgaagggttatggggaaaaggaaagtagatggagctgagtttacagacagatcagccatgatcttattgaatagtgaggcaggctcgatgggccggatggtctactcctgctcctatttctcatatATTGGGTGAAAGAAAAATCTGGAACTTCCCTTTGATGAAGAGCAAGCCTTCAAATTATTGACCCACCAAGAGAAGCACCAAATTACTTTTATATCAAAACTGAAATCAGAAACTATTCAGACAGATCCTCTGGCAAGAAAAAACAGGAGTTAACATTTCTCGTCAAAGCTCATATCAG
This window harbors:
- the lrit3a gene encoding leucine-rich repeat, immunoglobulin-like domain and transmembrane domain-containing protein 3a — encoded protein: MYFITVFLLLATICEELSSFCPSQCTCIFHGRSDGTGIRSTLCNDPDMSEIPVNVPVDTVKLRVEKTVVRRLPREAFYYLVDLRYLWLTYNAINTIDPRSFYNLKELHELRLDGNVLSTFPWDSLLEMPNLRTLDLHNNRLSSIPAKAAQYLKNITNIDISSNNLTTLPSDLLDLWPAFPTHQVFDKVPLRRVILGFQDNPWFCDCRISKLIELSKSEETLVVLMDPLVICSGPEDIAGVLFQRVELDQCIKPSVMTSATKITSPLGSNVLLRCDSTGYPTPFLVWFRADGLPVNNTVIQESPADGIRWSIISLMGISYKDAGDYRCRAKNLAGTSEASITLTVVGTVTTARPLRRNFINKPTAEKNNSIRVNVEEQTGSLSTETLSPMPTTTGAKQKATPVEQAKAMADEKKLTEVQVQGNSKKVTQQVDENKKESVSMNTTATLNRNVMIKNLRVISETDQKVLVSWKATNYKSGTPLNVLYSKYGEKDIQKIHIDPNKSKISIGGLTPNTKYTICICPEGIQPKREQCAIFSTEGEISIDSHQSLLIIIGISVACVSGVGIVFALCSVIMKGRCKKKEPAEHELIKDSYIQFETLSLKPEPKMRGNKLWTHRDTESQRLLLCSRSSTDSEITFKSDSSRSEYLC